Proteins from a genomic interval of Capsicum annuum cultivar UCD-10X-F1 chromosome 4, UCD10Xv1.1, whole genome shotgun sequence:
- the LOC107868571 gene encoding putative F-box protein At3g10240, producing the protein MLPPKFSRGFLSMRFRCISKFYNSIVVEPNFVNLHLSHYSTINLGDTKLILWLNGSLYAIQDDDEDGNANKYHKIENFNRLHDHFNGAVNYHDNCESSNGLFCIWDVKYIAICNPSTSEVRFLPYLQDFDIDKYLIGFEPGENKYKVVLSIDILGGIGRAWVFTLGVDKSWREVTENGHRTSPYRSGVCISGIICRFSHTPEFCIVAFDVKSETFTTIQVYWRLYNTLHECLPDYILIQVKGKLGILNFLNLWDREEIYLWVLGEDEQWEEYEKIRFPSGWKDISLDNAMAYKYTCSIWHH; encoded by the coding sequence ATGTTACCGCCCAAATTTTCTCGTGGCTTCCTGTCAATGCGTTTTCGAtgcatttcaaaattttataattcaatCGTCGTGGAGCCAAATTTTGTGAATCTCCATTTATCCCATTATTCAACGATCAATCTTGGTGATACCAAGTTGATTTTATGGCTAAATGGCTCTCTTTACGCTATAcaggatgatgatgaagatggcAATGCCAACAAGTATCATAAAATTGAGAATTTTAATAGGTTGCATGATCACTTTAATGGTGCTGTAAATTATCATGATAATTGCGAATCCTCTAATGGTTTATTTTGCATATGGGACGTGAAGTATATCGCGATTTGCAATCCCAGTACCAGTGAAGTAAGATTTCTTCCCTATTTGCAAGATTTCGATATTGATAAATACTTAATAGGTTTTGAGCCCGGAGAAAACAAATATAAAGTTGTTTTGAGTATTGATATATTAGGAGGAATAGGAAGAGCATGGGTTTTCACTTTAGGCGTGGATAAATCATGGAGAGAGGTCACTGAAAATGGTCATCGTACTTCTCCGTACAGATCCGGAGTTTGCATTAGTGGGATTATCTGTCGATTTAGCCATACTCCTGAGTTTTGTATAGTTGCATTTGATGTTAAATCTGAAACTTTCACAACTATCCAAGTGTATTGGAGATTATATAATACTTTACATGAATGCCTACCTGATTATATTCTAATACAAGTGAAGGGAAAATTAGGAATtctgaattttttaaatttgtgggATAGAGAAGAAATCTATCTATGGGTTCTGGGAGAAGATGAACAATGGGAAGAATATGAGAAAATTCGATTTCCTTCAGGATGGAAAGATATAAGCTTGGATAATGCTATGGCTTACAAGTACACTTGCAGTATTTGGCATCACTAG
- the LOC107867081 gene encoding wall-associated receptor kinase-like 14: MLRTNSCWCALITLFLPFPFHSLLINLQTFFLLLIFHSPSLTCTHKMTSPLHFTTILCLFIFIFSSSIVLGSNCTHSCGTKFLPFPFGFSPGCPIQLNCTSHGEIFVKKFPVQSVTSDTILINLLAKCNRPFSDIHTFYSPNYAPTSKNGLLFQECNSSESSCLIPSTMIQTHFELLDCGKENMSCYSEANNENSYISLTNLSTIKCGSLFSAISVESTVNSSAVSLDVQAVQLGWWVHGSCKCSSNANCSKILSPIDGRLGYRCHCHQGFIGDGFLAGSGCRKDETTCNPSKYLSGKCGGTTRVGVLVGGIVAGASLMVSVGLICCIIRRRLNFQNRTRRNRELCETTGITIPIYQYKEMEKATDFFSEKRRLGNGAYGTVYSGKLQNDNWVAIKRIRHRDTDSIEQFINEIKLLSSVNHLNLVRLLGCSIENGEQILVYEFMPNGTLSQHLQREKGNGLPWHVRLTIAAETAQAIAYLHNAMHPPIYHRDVKSSNILLDYNYKSKVADFGLSRLGMVESSHISTAPQGTPGYLDPQYHQNFHLSDKSDVYSFGVVLAEIITGLKAVDFARAQDEINLAALAIDRIGKGNLDEIIDPFIELHMDAWTLSSVHKVAELAFRCLAFHRDMRPSMMEVAIELEQLRLSKWANSEDNITPTSEGSSISSISDVSEKPLNLSIKKQEMDIKAIFSTEKIKDYSPVSVQDPWNSEQSSPSCSSLLNHIVQ; the protein is encoded by the exons ATGCTCCGCACCAACTCGTGCTGGTGCGCTCTCATTACTTTATTTCTCCCATTTCCCTTTCATTCACTTCTTATCAATTTACaaactttctttcttcttcttatttttcattctcCCTCGCTCACATGTACCCACAAAATGACTTCACCTCTCCATTTTACAACAATTCTATGTTTgtttatattcattttttcatcAAGTATAGTTCTTGGATCAAACTGTACACATTCATGTGGAACAAAATTCCTTCCATTTCCTTTTGGTTTTTCTCCTGGCTGTCCAATTCAGCTCAACTGCACATCACATGGAGAAATTTTCGTTAAAAAATTCCCAGTAcaatcagtaacttcagataccATTTTAATCAATCTTTTAGCAAAATGCAATCGTCCATTTTCCGATATTCATACTTTTTATAGTCCAAACTACGCACCAACTTCAAAAAACGGACTACTTTTCCAGGAATGTAATTCTTCAGAGTCGAGCTGTTTGATTCCATCTACGATGATTCAAACACATTTCGAGCTTCTTGATTGTGGTAAAGAGAACATGAGCTGTTATTCTGAGGCAAATAATGAGAACAGTTATATAAGTCTGACTAACTTGTCTACAATAAAGTGTGGCTCTTTGTTTTCTGCTATTTCTGTTGAGTCAACAGTGAATAGCTCTGCGGTTTCGTTGGATGTTCAGGCTGTTCAGTTAGGTTGGTGGGTTCATGGAAGTTGCAAGTGTTCTTCCAATGCAAATTGTTCTAAGATTTTGTCCCCCATTGATGGGAGATTGGGTTATCGATGCCACTGCCATCAAGGGTTTATTGGAGACGGTTTCTTAGCTGGCTCAGGATGCCGGAAAG ATGAGACAACATGCAATCCTTCAAAGTATCTTTCAGGCAAATGTGGAGGAACCACACGAGTTGGTGTTCTTGTCGGAG GTATTGTAGCAGGTGCTTCGTTAATGGTTAGTGTAGGTCTAATATGCTGCATTATTCGACGAAGATTGAATTTCCAAAACAGAACCAGAAGAAATCGCGAGCTATGTGAGACTACAGGGATCACCATCCCGATTTACCAGTACAAAGAAATGGAGAAGGCAACCGATTTCTTCTCTGAGAAACGGAGACTAGGAAATGGCGCGTATGGAACAGTTTATTCTGGTAAACTTCAGAATGACAATTGGGTAGCTATCAAAAGAATTAGGCATAGAGATACTGATAGCATTGAACAATTCATCAATGAGATCAAGCTCctttcctctgtcaatcatctgAATCTCGTTCGCCTCTTAGGCTGTTCTATTGAAAATGGTGAACAGATTCTTGTTTATGAGTTCATGCCTAATGGAACCTTATCACAACATTTACAAAGAGAAAAGGGGAACGGGCTTCCATGGCACGTTCGCCTCACGATTGCTGCAGAAACTGCACAAGCTATAGCCTATCTGCATAATGCAATGCACCCTCCAATATATCACAGAGATGTCAAGTCTAGTAACATACTTTTGGATTACAATTACAAGTCAAAAGTTGCAGATTTCGGACTTTCAAGACTCGGTATGGTTGAATCGTCGCACATTTCTACTGCACCACAAGGAACTCCGGGATATCTTGACCCTCAGTATCATCAGAACTTTCATTTGTCTGATAAGAGCGATGTTTATAGTTTTGGTGTGGTTCTTGCTGAGATCATAACGGGGCTAAAAGCAGTGGACTTTGCTCGAGCTCAAGATGAAATAAACTTGGCTGCATTGGCAATTGACAGAATAGGAAAGGGTAACTTAGATGAAATTATCGATCCATTTATCGAGCTACATATGGATGCATGGACACTTTCATCTGTTCACAAGGTAGCAGAGTTGGCATTCAGGTGTTTAGCATTTCATCGCGATATGAGGCCATCGATGATGGAAGTGGCGATTGAATTGGAACAACTTAGGCTAAGCAAATGGGCGAATTCGGAAGATAACATAACACCTACATCAGAGGGAtcttcaatttcatcaatttcagATGTAAGTGAGAAACCACTGAATCTTTCAATTAAGAAGCAAGAAATGGATATCAAAGCCATATTTTCGACCGAAAAAATAAAGGATTATTCACCTGTTTCAGTACAAGATCCATGGAATAGTGAGCAAAGCTCtccatcttgtagtagtttgctTAATCATATAGTCCAGTAA
- the LOC107867080 gene encoding allene oxide synthase 1, chloroplastic has product MASTSLALPSLKLQFPSSKNLSSKRVVVQRPIQASVSERPPFISSPPVKQPKLPTRKVPGDYGLPLVGPWKDRLDYFYNQGKNEFFKSRIQKHQSTVFRTNMPPGPFISFNPNVVVLLDGKSFPVLFDVSKVEKKDLFTGTFMPSTDLTGGYRVLSYLDPSEPSHAKLKKLMFYLLSSRRHEVIPEFHNSYSELFETLENELATKGKAGLNAANDQAAFNFLARSLFGVNPLDTELGADGPKLIGKWVLFQLHPLLILGLPKVLEDLVMHTFRLPPALVKKDYQRLYNFFYESSTSVLDEAENTGISREEACHNLLFATCFNSFGGMKIFFPNMLKWIGRAGAKLHNQLAQEIRSVISSNDGKVTMSAMEKMPLMKSVVYESLRIEPPVASQYGRAKKDIVIESHDALFEIKEGELLYGFQPFATKDPKIFDRAEEFVPDRFIGDSGVKLLKHVLWSNGPETENPSANNKQCAGKDFVVLVSRLLLVELFLRYDSFEIEVGQSPLGAAITLTSLKRASF; this is encoded by the coding sequence ATGGCATCAACTTCTCTTGCTCTTCCTTCTCTTAAGCTACAATTCCCCTCATCTAAGAACTTATCGTCTAAACGGGTCGTTGTACAACGACCCATTCAGGCATCGGTGTCTGAGAGACCACCCTTCATTTCATCGCCACCCGTTAAACAACCAAAACTCCCAACCCGAAAAGTCCCTGGAGATTATGGACTACCATTAGTTGGTCCATGGAAAGATAGACTTGATTACTTTTACAATCAGGGCAAAAATGAGTTTTTCAAATCAAGAATTCAGAAACATCAGTCTACTGTTTTCCGGACCAACATGCCACCTGGTCCATTCATTTCATTCAATCCAAACGTTGTTGTTTTGCTTGATGGTAAAAGTTTCCCAGTCCTTTTCGATGTCTCTAAGGTTGAGAAAAAAGATCTTTTCACAGGCACTTTCATGCCTTCAACTGATCTCACAGGCGGTTATCGTGTTCTCTCCTATCTAGATCCTTCTGAACCAAGCCACGCTAAATTGAAAAAGCTCATGTTCTATCTCCTTTCATCGCGGAGACATGAAGTCATCCCTGAGTTTCACAATAGCTATTCTGAGCTATTTGAAACTCTAGAGAATGAACTCGCCACGAAAGGGAAAGCAGGGCTCAATGCAGCTAATGATCAAGCGGCATTTAACTTCCTGGCTCGATCTTTATTTGGCGTAAATCCGTTAGACACCGAACTCGGAGCTGATGGACCTAAGTTGATTGGCAAATGGGTGTTGTTCCAGCTTCATCCTTTGTTGATTCTTGGTCTTCCTAAGGTTCTTGAAGACCTTGTTATGCATACTTTTCGTCTTCCCCCTGCCTTAGTGAAAAAAGATTACCAAAGACTCTACAATTTCTTCTACGAGAGCTCAACTTCCGTTCTTGATGAAGCTGAAAACACTGGCATTTCTCGCGAAGAAGCTTGTCACAATTTGCTATTCGCAACTTGTTTCAATTCGTTCGGAGGAATGAAAATCTTCTTTCCcaatatgttgaaatggataggacGAGCTGGGGCCAAACTCCACAACCAGTTAGCTCAAGAAATCCGTTCTGTCATTTCATCCAACGATGGAAAAGTCACAATGTCAGCTATGGAGAAAATGCCATTGATGAAATCAGTTGTCTACGAATCTCTCCGCATTGAACCACCAGTGGCATCACAATATGGCAGAGCAAAGAAAGACATAGTAATCGAATCCCACGACGCATTATTTGAGATCAAAGAAGGTGAACTCCTTTATGGTTTTCAACCATTTGCTACTAAAGACCCCAAGATATTCGATAGGGCTGAAGAATTTGTCCCCGATAGGTTCATCGGGGATTCAGGGGTAAAGCTACTAAAGCATGTGCTATGGTCAAACGGACCAGAAACAGAAAATCCATCAGCAAACAACAAGCAGTGTGCTGGAAAGGACTTTGTTGTACTGGTTTCAagattgttgttggttgaatTGTTTCTTCGATATGATTCGTTTGAGATTGAGGTTGGTCAATCACCTTTAGGTGCTGCAATTACCTTAACTTCTTTGAAAAGAGCAAGTTTTTGA